The Salvelinus fontinalis isolate EN_2023a unplaced genomic scaffold, ASM2944872v1 scaffold_0002, whole genome shotgun sequence DNA segment CACAAAAAGGTTGTTTGACAGCGTGAAATCTGCGGTGATGCATTGAGCGCTGCAGTCAATGGATCGGGTAAACATATGTTTAAAGTGTCAGTCAGACCATCCAGATACAGTAGTTAGTCGTAAATCTTCAAAAATGCTGCGCATGTTAGATGCTTTTCAGTAACGTCGTTAGCAAGttaggctaacattagctagtcgAATGTGTTGTCATCTCGGTTTAATCGTTTTCAAGAAAAGCTCACGTTAACGAGTTGTGATTTCGTTAACCAAATCAAACTTAGGTCACCTAAATGTAGTTTTATTTGGGGTTGAGGAAGGTGTTGCTGATTAGCTAACGCTGTCTGCAAGCAAATAGTTATTATGGTAACTAGTTATAACATTCCTAAAGATTAGCCCCACATAGGAGAGGCGTCCTTTAGTGTTGGGCTAAAGAAAATATGCTGTCAGGTTGAGTCAAGAAAGTAACCCTACCTGTTTGTCAAATGTAGTGTAGATTCGTGACACTGTCTAGGACGTGATTTATGAGGGGGTGAACGATCTTATTCCTCCTTCCGCCCCTCCCTCAGATGATGGAGGATTTCTCCGGCCTGGCCCTGCCGCCTCTCTTTGGGGGCCACATCCTGGAAGCAGAACTGGAGCCAGGTGGGGTGGAACTGGGCCCAGGGGAGGTAAGTAAGAGTTCTGAGTCTGACTATTATGATTCCAGTGGCTCGGTTGGTTGGAAATGGAATATGGTGCTAGAGccggggtattcaactcttactcaACGAGGTCCAgaacctgctggttttctgtttacctgataatgaattgcacaccccaggtgtcccaggtctaaatcagttccTGCTTAGAGGGGAACGATGAAAGAAACTAAAATGGTGTGTGCTAAATGACAGTTTTTATCATTAGGTAGAGCTTGGCCCTGGGGTCAGCGAGTTGCTAGAGGGCAGAGGTCAAGGGTCAGGAGCAAGGCcagagcagcagcaggaggagaggagagaattggAGAAAAGGAAGTACCTGGCTTTGATCAAGAGGTGTACGGAGTTTGAACAGGTGAGTGACTGTGGGGAatcatttgtgtgtgtgattgtacgCCCCTGCCAAGTGtggatttttattgtttatttactaTTGTATCTTCAGGTAGTGCTCTATTTAAGAACCAAGTTATATGGATGTGCATCTGTGAACATATAGTTTGCTGTTGGTAATGCCAGTTCACACATGTAGCATAAAGAAATGCATGGTAATGAATCCTTTCTAGGGTTGCAAAATGTTCAATACATTttctggttttccagaaatcctgtttggaggtttctggatttcctgcttattccctcctgattctgggaatcctccaaccaggatttggGGCAAACCAGGGCATTTATTGACCGTTCCAGGAATTTTGCCACCCTAATCCTTTCACCATTTTCTCTGCAGGTGAATGAGAAGATCCTTGGTCGCCTTCACCAGGTACAAAGACTAACACGTCGcatgaagaaagagagaaggtaaAAAAGGACTGAAGCTCTGTCTGTCCTTTCATTTGTTCATGTCTTTTTCAGTCTATGGTCTTTTGGCCTCTCCATTGTAAAAACAGGCTAGCTCAACTACAACAGCAACTGAACTTTCCTACTGTAGGTTCCTAATGAAGACCCTCGACGCCCATGGAGATGACTATAGAAATGCACAGCTCACCATATCGCTTGAGGTGAGAATGAGATTTtcaaaaagttaaaaagtgtttctTTAATAATAAACCAGCAGAGTTCCATGATTTTATAGTATATTGAAATGTAACAACGATTCGTTATTCAATCTTTCACCATTAACTTTGATGGTGATGCAGAAGATGTCAACTGGGTGCTTTTCTGTTGGCATGAAACTGGAGAACTCTTCTGAAACTGAGTCCCCCCCCACATACTATATCCTTATACTAAAAGCAACACTGTTGTTGTTTCAGGAAGAGTCTGGTGCCCATTTAGACATCTGCTCTGGAGCAGAAGGTGATAGGCTGAATGACCTTCCTAGCTCCTCCCCCTCTGTCCCTTTCCAATCCACAGTGGGATCCAAGAAGAAGAGGCATCGAGTTCTAAAACAGGAGAAAGACCCACAGGTGTGTGAGACGCACTCATAAACCTTGAGTGTGAAATTAACGTGCACACCCAAACTAAATGAATGAACAAAGACTGTAATGGTGAAATGTTTGTGCGACTATGTGCAGAGAAAGGTGACGGCTTCTGCTTTACACTGACAGTGCATTGCGTATTCTATTCTGTGCATATGGAACAGATTGCACTGCAGCGTTCTCCAATCTGGCAGACGACAGATCTGTCAGTCTGTTTCCCTACAATGGTTCTGTTGTTAACACCATCTTCACTCCTCTCCACAGACTGAAGCAGACATCTCCATGTTGGCAGAGACGCAGTTCAGTGACTTTCCCAGCCCAACCGCTTTGTCTCACTGACCAGGGGAATGGCCGGCTGCTAGTGGGAGGAGAAATGAGGCAGCATTCTGTTGCTTGGACTCCCACTTCCCCAGATGTGATGTCACTGAAACACATACAGCCAGGGCTCTTTGGGATGTTCTGAAAGTTGTATTGGGCTTGAGTTCTGAAATAATGGAATAGGATGAAGCTACACCTGATCCAAGGTTCTACTACGTGGATGCTGTCTTCAGAACCTTGCAGATAGAAATGAAAAACATAGTGGATAAGATTATAATTTATGCACAACTATGGTCTATGGAAATGGCTGAAGGTCTTGACCATGGCAGTCCACCCATTCTGCTCGAGTAGAGAATGCATGGTCCGGTCCTTGCGGAAGTTACATTGACAGTACATGCATTGATGTGAACCTTTTATCAGGATACTCTGAACATGTTTCATGATTGTTTGTCGACGTGATGCTTACTAAATGTTCCGTATAAAATGTTTATTCAGAACTTCATGATTCAGTTTTTTATATAATTTACCATTGACCCATCATCTGATAAACCAATCACAGGAAAGTATACCTGCGGAAGTTGTCCAACGACGGTGGAGAATTTGGTCCTATCATAGCTTGGAGGTAAGTTTTAGGGCGGAATCCACATTTTGTGGGTGGGATTTAGTTACCGTCCATCTTTAGTGTACTGTACAGCCAGATTGACGAAAAGAAAACACAAATTGGAAGTAAAGAAGACTGGGGAAATAGTTTTAGTTCTAATTGAAAGAGACAAACGAAAACCCCAAATCCTAGGTAAATGTCCAAAACAAATGTGAATTTAGCTGGTTGACACAGTTTCCCTAATTTTCATAAATtaccagctagctagcattgtgattgcagtagctagctacatttgctAGCATTATAACAATTATCAACATAACGTCAACTGTGCCCAAATATAATCGCAATATATACACTTCATGCATAATAATGCATCGAATAGCAATTGCATTGGAATGAGTTGTTGAAACCTGCCAAACAGCATGTGAATTGGCTacgttaactagctggctaatgttgcTGACATTTCCAGCTAGACATCTATTGAACTGTTTTACGATTGATGAAAATAGTGATGTACGCTCAAATTATCCGCATGTTAACTCTTTGCTAAACCGAGGTATATTTCGCTCCAAGTGTTTGTATTATCTGTAGCTACTTGATGCTAGGAAGCGAGCTAGGGACTTATGATACAATGCAATCAATGTTCATTGTGTCTGTTTGCATTGTTTTTAGCTAACGTTAATCTGTTATCTCCTTCTTGCAATGAAAGACGGTATGAGGACATTGTCGTAGTGAAGCCATGGCTGATAAGAGAAAACTCCAAGGTAACTAGCATAGAGCGATGATGGACGTAATGGACTGGACACTGACCTCTCACACTCTTTCGACTATCAGTTATTTAAATTATTGGATTAATCTTTGAGATTCAATGTAATATGTTAGTCCAGTAAAATAGAATGGCATATTTTCATAATGACCTCTTTCTTTCCTCTCCCCAGGTGAAATTGACAGATGTTTGAAAAAGGTCGCTGAAGGCGTAGAACAGTTTGAAGACATTTGGCAGAAGGTGAGGATTCCTTAACACTATGCATTGCATATTCACTGTGCATGAAACAATGAATTGTCTCCTATCAAACAAACTGATCTTTGTCACTTTGTTTCACAGCTTCACAATGCAGCAAATGCCAACCAAAAGGAAAAATACGAGGCAGACCTTAAAAAAGAGATTAAAAAGCTACAGGTAAGACTAATTGCTTACTAATAGTAAGCAATATATGAAGCTGTCTTAATATCCCATGTCTCCTTACACTGATAAAGCTATGGGTCTTTACTTAAGTTCTAATTGTTGTTTTCTTGTCATCTCTCCTGCAGCGATTGAGGGATCAGATAAAAACATGGGTGGCATCAAATGAGATCAAAGACAAAAGGCAGCTAGTGGAGAATCGCAAGGTCATAGAGACGGTAATACTCTCCAAAATAGCTTCTTTGTTTAACACTGATAGGAGAAAAGAGCGGATAGGTCTCCACCATATTGTGTTTACCTTTCAACTAGGTCCAGGATGATACCAGTATTTTGATactgtggcaaggaaacaaaacacgaagcggataaaataatatatatatatatcattatgTTGTCCGGagggacatttatttattttcaaagctatagcacacaatgttttacatacagcagggtTTTAAAGGGACCataaccataagactgctaaatagttaaataAATGGTTCTATGGactatctgggggggggggggggggctgaggagtatttctgtcaatttattctgattggctggtcctggctccccagtgggtgggtctgACTGCCAAATAGGTGGGCATATGCCCAACCACGGCTGCaccactgcccagtcatgtgaaatccatagattaggacctaatgaatttatttcaattgtctgatttccttatatgaactgtagtttagtaaaatatttgaaattattgaatgactaggcaacaggatatataataaacagtaacagcagcgtatgtgttgggtcaaaagagttagtgcaaaaaggatcaatgcagatagtctgggtagctattggttaactattatTATATTGCACTGactatgcacactcacaagactatatatacgcactatacactgagtgtacaaaacattaggaacaccttcctaatattgagttgtacccccttttgccctcagaacagcctaaatttgtcaggcatggactctacaaggtgtcaagggtttcacagggatgctggccaatgttgactccaatgcttcccacagttgtcaagttggctggatgtcctttgggtgggggaccgttcttgatacacacaggaaaacttttagtgtgaaaaacccagcagcgttgcagttcttgacacactcaaaccagtgcgtctggcacttactaccataccctgttcaaaggcacttaaagcttttgtcttgcccgttgtccctctgaatggcacacatacacaatccgtctcaaggcttaaaaatctttctttaacctgtctcctccccttcatcgacACTGATTTCAAGGgggtttaacaggtgacatcaataagggatcatagcattcacctggtctgtcatggaaagagcaggtgttcctaatgtattgtacactcagtgtatatacactacactgacactcacacagcccacacacactcacatatactaCATATGCACACATATCAACacaacacactttcacactcattatttactgctgctactctgttcattaTTCTTACTATCTattctgatgcctagtcactttgccTTTTATGTACACATCTATCTCAAATACCTTGTActgtacccctacacattgatctggtactggtactccctgtatatacactatatatacaaaagtatgtggacacccattcaaatgaatggattcagctatttcagccacaccagctgctgacaggtgtataaagtcgagcacacggccatgcaatcttcatagacaaacattggcagtagaatggccttactgaagagctcagtgacattccaacaagtcagttcgtcacaattctgacctgctagagctgccccgggcaactgtaagtgctgttattgtgaagtggaaacgtccaggggcaacaacggctcagccgtgaagtggtaggccacacaagctcacagaacgggaccgccaattGCTAAAGCGCGTAGctcataaaaatcgtctgtcatTGGTTGCAACACtaactatcgagttccaaactacctctggaagcaacatcggcacaagaactgttcgtctggagcttcttgaaatgggtttccatggccaagcagccgcacacaagcctaagatcactatgtgcaatgctaagcgtcggctggagtggtgtaaagcttgccgccattggactctggagcagtggaacacgttctctggagtgatgagtcacgcttcaccatttggcagtctGACAGACTAATCTGATTTTGGAGGATGGCAGGAGAACGTTACCTGCCCcattgcatagtgccaactgtaaagtttgatgggaggaggaatattggtctggggctgtttttatggtttgggctaggccccttagttccagtaaattGAAATCTTAACTCGACAGCATACATTCTaggcgattctgtgcttccaactttgtggcaacagtttggggaaggccctttcctgtgtcAGCAGGACAATGCCTCCTTGCACAAATTAAcgtccgtacagaaatggtttgtcgagatcggtgtggaagaacttgactggcctgcacagccctaacctcaaccccatcgaccacctttgggatgaattggaacgccgactgcgatccaggcctaatcgcccaacatcagtgccagacttcgctaatgctcttgtggctgaatggaagcaagtccccgaagCAATGTTCTAacactagtggaaagccttcccagaagagtagaggctgttatagcagcaaaggggggaccaactccatattaatggccgtggttttggaatgagatgttcaatgagtaggtgtccacatacttttggtcatctaCTGTAGcttcattcttgtgtattttattcctcctgtgttactatttttattattatttttcaaatCTGCGTCATTGAGAAGGGGtcgtaagcaagcattttacgaaaagtctacacccgttgtattcagcgcatgtaacaaataaaatttgatttgaccaaagagtttggtctgctttAGTTTTTTAAAGTTTTTACCATGGAAATATTGTGATATTGGTATCATCACAGCTCTACTTTCAACTCATCTCAGTGCTCATGGAGAGGGTATGCGATCCTGACATAACATCTGACATTCTCTCCTTAGCAAATGGAGCGGTTTAAGGTGGTAGAGCGGGAGACAAAGACGAAGGCCTACTCTAAAGAAGGCCTGGGGCTCGCCCTGAAAGTGGACCCAGCTcagagggagaaagaagagaCGGGAAACTGGCTAACGGTAACAGCCTCTGAGCCGTTGGTATTTTGACTCATGCATAGTGGTAGTGTCTCCTGAACGATGGGTCAGGGGTGGATGGTTCACACTGGCTCTTATTTTCTGGGTGGTGATCTGTTCTTCTTTTCCCccattctctctttttctcccccagAATACAATAGACACTCTAAATATGCAGGTGGACCAGTTTGAGAGTGAGGTGGAATCCCTCTTCATTCAAACCAggaagaagaaaggagagaaagaggtcagtcTCCTTCCATCTCATTCCCTATACATTAACTTTTGCTGTGTATGTagtctaattaagcaataaggcccggggtgtggtatatggccaatataccatggctaagggctgttcttagccaTGATGCaacacagagtgcctggatacagcccttagccgtggtatattggtcatgtaccacaaacccccgaggtgccttattgctattataaactggtaacCAACGTAAATAgaccagtaaaaatacatgttttgtcatacctgcggtatacggtctgatataccacagctgtcagcccatcagtattcagggctcaaaccacccagtttataataatgaATCAGATATTGGGTTGGATGATGTTGCTCCTAGactctgatctaaggtcagtCTTGCAGTCCCCCTAAAAGGATTTGGGGAAGGCAAGTTGATCTGACATCTGTGCCTAAGAATGACTTCCACCTGCATTACAAAAGTCACCCGAACAGTTTATAACCACGTGTGCCTGTTTCTCTGGCTGTCTCGTAGAAGCAGGATCGCATTGAGGAGCTAAAGAGGTTTATAGAAAGGCATAGGTACCACATTCGCATGCTGGAGACCATCCTGCGCATGCTAGACAACGACTCGGTGCAGGTGGACTCCATCCAGAAGATCAAGGACGACGTGGAGTACTACATGGAGTCGTCACAGGACCCAGACTTTGAGGAGAACGAGTTCATTTACGACGACCTGGATCTGGAGGACATCCGTGAGTCGCCCATGGACAGCCAGGAGCTCGATGACGAGTCCTGGGATGATCATGATGATGATGCTCATGCTATCAGCTGTGGGTCTGGATGAATGGTCCCTCATGAACGTCTGTTGGGTCTGGGTGGATGGATGTTCTTTAATCAACATCTGTTAGCTGGGTTGACTGTCGGTTTAGAAGAGCTTGATCTGTGGTGTTTCTGTGGCTCTGGATGTTGATGATTGTTAAAAAACAACATTTATATATTAGATTTCCCCTGAAAATCTTATCATTGAAATAAACCAGTAGCCTTTTCTGCCTGATTTATGCCCTtcactctttctatccctctttctctccctctctagctgcAGCGCTGGTGGCCACCTCTCCGACGGGCATGGGGAACATAGAGGATGAGATGTTCCTCCACTCGAGCAGCActcccacctccaccacctcctcttcccccatccctccatccccggCCACCTGCACTGCTGTAAGCACATCTGCCTTCACTGATTGGTCGTTTGTATAGAAACTACAATCACTTGATCAGTGTCATTAAAGTACATTGATACTTACACATGCACTGTTTGTGCCTGCATGTGTTCTGCAGGAGAACTCTGAGGACGATAAGAAGAGAGGGCGGTCGACAGACAGTGACGTTAGTCAGGTGAGACCGAGCTTCTACAATATCTGTTTATAGCTCAATAGAGAAGTGGATTTCTTCAGAAATGTAGTTTCTCTGTTTCCCTGTTCTGTTTGTACTAAACTGATGCTGTGTCATTTTCAGTCTCCTGCGAAGAACGGCACTTCCTCCTTGTTGTTGTCCTTTTCCTCGTCCGCCAATTCCgggtcctcttcttcctcctctcttgtATCCATGGCCACAGTTGTCGGAGGCAACCCTGGGGTTCCCACAAGCAACAGTCTAATAGGAAGCTTCAGCAGCGCCGTGCAACAACATCAGCTTCAACCTCCACAGCAACCAGTCCTGCAGCCACTgctacaaccacaacaaccccaaACAAAACCTTGCACCCCCAGCCCACCCagccaccccctcctctccaccgccccctctctccccacacccACTACACCCATCTCAGCCTCCCCAAACTCCCTGCCCCAGGTCTCGTCTGGTCATATCCTCAACTCCAGCCTAGGCCTTGGGTTGGGCCTGGGTAAAGTTGGCATGACGGGGACAAGCAGTGCCAACTCAATGTCTGGTCTGGGCCTGACTGGGATGTCTGCCTCTCTGAACACCATGGCAGGCCTGCTCTCTGGGTCCACCCATGCCCCTTACGCCCAGGCAGCCGCGTTGGGAGGCCTGGGTCTGAGTACCACCACCCAGTCCAGTGTCTCAATGGAGAGCTCCTCCATCCCCACCTCTTGCTCCAGTGGAGTGACCACCAACGGGGCTGGGACAGGCCTGGGCCTGCTGGGGTCCAGCCCAGCACACGGCTCCCTGACTGGGGGGATCCTGGGCCTGGTGCCTGGGCAGAGTGTGATCCCTGGGCCCCCTCAGATCCCTCTCAGCCCGGTCGGTGCTGCCCCTGGGGGGGCAGTGGGGATGATGGGAGGAAACGGAGGAAGCATGGGGCCAATCGGAGGAGTAGTTGGGTCGAACGCAGCCCCTGCCAGACCGCCCAGTGGACTGAAGCAGAACGGAAGCACAAGTATGTTCACTGTGGCTGTCTGGGTTTGTCTGTTTCTTTATGGACCTTTTCTGGATTTGGGATTGACCATTAGTAGTAATGTTTCCCGCCGTCTTTCCCATGGCCCAGGTTACAGTGCTGTGGTGGCAGAGAGCACAGCAGAGTCCGCCTTCAGCACACCCAGCCAATCACAGAGCAGCCAGCCTTCCTCGCTGACCTCATCAGCCAGTCAGCCGTAAGTGATATCAAATTCATCCAAGACCACAATCATCTGTTAATTTTTTTAGATGATAAAAATGTCCTTAtgtcttctctctccttcagtatggaCAACGGTCCCAGCCTCATCAGCTCCATCACCTTGCCCCCCAGCTCTCCGTCCCCCTCATTTTCAGACAGTATCCCCGGTGGTGGGAGTCTCCTCAACGGACCCCACTCCTACACACAGGCCTCTGAGGGCCTCAAggtgaggggagacagagggaaggacagacagacagatgggtgtGAGGCTAAGAGATGAGCACTTTGTTCTGATGTTCTTAAATGGCCTCCTCTCCTACCACTGTTTCCCTTCGACTCTGAGAGGTTTTATACAGTTCAACAGATGGATGGAGACAGTTGGCCATTTAACAGTATGAGAACACAGTGTTTAGTGAACACTAGAACCTCCACGGCAGCCATTTTGACCCAATTGTGGTTGTCTATAATACGAATACAACTTGGAAACAAACTCACAAAAATACTGATAGTTTAGAAATTAACACAATTTTCAAAACTTTCTCCGCACAAAGAAAAATAAATTCACAAAATGTGCTGTAGATCACACAACTCCCACACCATTCACACCAAATTGTCAGCTATTCAGGAGATTTCCAATGATGAAGCATCTCCTAAATGACCTTGTTTCTGTTATTTCTTAGTTAATTAACATGTATAATAGCATTGTAATAAGGTTAGAATAACCTGTAGAGACTGCCCTCTGTCCCCAGCTTCCTACAGACCTCCGTCAGATACTGATGGAGACCAGAATGTCAGCGCAGGCCCCAGAGCCGCCAGGGGCCATGGCTACAGCCACTAACACACGAAAGAGAAAGCAGTGTCAGGTAGAGACCCACACACATGGAAATATACACATTCATACTCAacttacacacactcactcctaAACACATCCACAAAGCCactaaaacaggaaacagaaAGTTGACACAGATTTAAATACACACAATCTCTAACTCTGACACAGACACTCTTACACACCAAAGATATAGAAGAAGTTTGAGGTAGTCAGATAGCAGTgctagaagaaaaaaaatctgtgtCACAGGGAAATGGACATTACCAAGTGGCTGGATTAGTTCCTCCACCACACACCAAGAACATACAAGATAATTGTTTGAAGAGCCTCTATTTGTAAAGATTGTGTATAGTGTTGAATTAGTAAGGACTCCATGGGATCTTGAATTGGCAGGTTTATTTGGTCATTGTTGGTGCAGTCACTGTGGCTGGCCGTGGGGGTTCTAGCTGCAGGTGTGTTGCTTCACACCATACAGGGAATGGATGGTGGACTAGTACCAAGCTTCTACTAGTATCTCATGGTGGAAGAACTGTTGAATGGTGTATTGGTTTTCATAAATTCACCGTTTTTATATTTGCCCCTTGCTCTTCCAAACTCTCCctcaccccactctctctctctattccatcCATCGCTCCTTTTccctccacccatctctctctctctcaggccccGGAGCCTCTGAGTTCTCTGAAGGCGATGGCTGAGAGAGCAGCATTAGGATCAGGTCTGGATGGAGAGATCCCCAACCTGCACCTCACAGACAGAGGTCAGAATCAACTCAATTAACAAGTTTCACATCTTTAAGGCATTACACAAATAAACATTCATGCAATTTGACAAAGCACATGCCAGTTGCAGGTGACATCATTTCtaattgtctgtctgtgttgatATCCCCACCAGCCGTAACTCAACCaatcccctcctgtctctcctcagacatctTCTCTGGTTCGTCGGCTGCCCCCGGCACGCCCGCGGCCCCCCAGCCCTCCCTGTCGGAGGTGAGCATCCCCCCTTCCCTGGGGGTGTGTCCCCTGGGTCCCACTCCGCTCTCCAAGGACCAGGTGTACCAGCAGACCATGCAGGAGTCTGCTTGGACACACATGCCGCACCCCTCAGACTCCGAGAGGATCAGGTAACAGAACGCCGTCCGCCGGACTACTGGGGTGTAGACACTGGGCTTTCTCTGAGGAGATATTAACATGCACGTCGTGCTACTCTCTCCTGTAGGCAATACCTGATGAGGAACCCATGCCCCACCCTGCCATTCCATCATCAGATGCCCCCCCACCACTCAGACTCTATAGAGTTCTACCAGAGACTGTCTACAGAGACTCTCTTCTTCATCTTCTACTacctggaggtaacacacacaccatcccccATCTGTCTGCTCTTGCTTTGCCACTGTGGGGTCCAATTGCtcactctctcctttctgtttctCGTTTACTCTCTCTCAGGGCACTAAAGCTCAGTACCTGTCAGCCAAGGCTCTGAAGAAGCAGTCGTGGCGGTTCCACACCAAGTACATGATGTGGTTCCAGAGGCACGAAGAACCCAAGACTATCACTGATGAGTTTGAACAGGTACAGTAGAACCTTGGTACCTCCTGTGCTGTTAGTGTTGGAGGCACCATGGGTCTGTATAGAACAATGAGCCAATGATGAGCCAACATAAAGAGTAATAAAGAGTGAGTGATtaatactgtcctcctccctcAGGGCACTTACATCTACTTTGACTATGAGAAGTGGGGTCAGAGGAAGAAGGAGGGGTTCACCTTTGAGTACAGGTACCTGGAAGACCGAGACCTGCAGTGACAGAGGggcggagaaagagggaggagaaacGTGCTGCTGTTGACATTCCGAGACTGAACTAACTCCATGCTGTGGATAGAGATTGATGTGTAGTAGAACCCTGCTCCTAAAATGGAGGATGTTGTCTGTATAGGCTGCGtctaatggcaccctactccccacATAGTGTAATGCACTACAGTACGTGGGGAATAGAACCCCCTACCTATAactggccctggtcagaagtagtgtactaGGGGGGAGTAGGGAGTCGTTACAGATCTGTGCCTGTCTGAGCACTCAGTTTGTGGCATTACATTAGGAAGCTCCATGCATGTTCCccatgttgtttttgtttttctttctGTTTCAACAACAAACTGTACTGCCCCCAACTGGAGTATAGAAGCCTTGGACTAAACAACAAGCAAACATACATTGGATTTGGTTACATGTGAAAAAAGCCCATCTTGCTTGAATTGACTGTAATTAGTGGTTTAGAATGGAGACTGCTGGCTAGCTAGACGTTGTCTAGCTAGCCAGCAGACAGAGCTCCTTTTAAGATGTTATGATGCCTGTTGATTAAGGTCACTATTAGGGATAGTGAGTGATTATCAATAGTTTTATTGATGTTGTCTTGGTCGA contains these protein-coding regions:
- the LOC129841907 gene encoding TCF3 fusion partner homolog, which encodes MDRMMEDFSGLALPPLFGGHILEAELEPGGVELGPGEVELGPGVSELLEGRGQGSGARPEQQQEERRELEKRKYLALIKRCTEFEQVNEKILGRLHQVQRLTRRMKKERRFLMKTLDAHGDDYRNAQLTISLEEESGAHLDICSGAEGDRLNDLPSSSPSVPFQSTVGSKKKRHRVLKQEKDPQTEADISMLAETQFSDFPSPTALSH